The DNA segment ATTGCCAAGAAGAACGCTATCCAGGGCCGAATCTAGTTTTGATCCCGCCTATTGGCTGTCTCGTTTTAGTCCGCTTCGCGAAGCGAGCGCCTGGGTCGGATCCTCTGGCCAATGGTGTTTGGAATACCGCCGGCGTAGGTCTTTCCGAACCTGCGGGTAGGTGTGTTCCCAAAAACTTGCTAGGTCTTCTGTGATCTGTTGGGGCTGGCGGTTAGGGCCCAGCAGATGTAACAGCAGCGGGACGCGTCCATTGGCCACACACGGTGTTTTGTCCCATCCAAATAATTCTTGCAGGCGAACCGCAAGGATTGGCGGTTTGTCCTCTTGGTACTCGATAGCGACTTCATTTCCGCTGGGGACTTTGATTCGTTCGGGAGCGTGCGTCTGGAGGGCTTGCTGTTGCTGGTAGGAGAGTTTTCCCAGGATGAAATCCCGCCAAGGGGCTTTGGCTAAATCGAGGAAACTCTTTCGTCCTCGACAAAGCTGGAAACAGACCGCGTGGAGGGATTCGGTATCAAGAGCTGGCAGTTCAAGTTCCGGATTCCACTTTTGCAGGAAGCGGATGCGAGCGAGCAGGCGTTGCAGTCCGGTATCTTCCTGCGGGAAGATTCGATCCCAGTTACGGATCGCATGTTCGTGCAACAACGCTTGGCTTTGGTCGTCATCGGCACTTTCGATTGGCGTTTCTTTGAGGAGTAAATCGTTCCAGTACAAACGTCGTCTAGCTGCGATCTGTCGCAGGGAGGGATGGAAAAAAGCTTCGTCCCGTTCCGAAAAACCAGCGGGATCCAGCCATTCATGTTCGACCATGGATGCTTGCCGTACTTTTGCGTCGCCCGTTGCCTGCTGGACGTCGATCACCAAGAACAGATCCCCTTCCTGGACTTTTGATTCGCCGCTCAGTTTGACGCCTTGTCCATTGCCGATAATGGCTCGGTCGCTTCCTCGGGAACGCCGTTTCGCCAAGCGATCGGGATAGGCGGCCAGCAGGGCTCGCATGATCGCGATATCGGAATCTTCTGCATTCGATTCCTGTTTTCCCTTTCCCCCTTCCAGCATCCCTGCCAACTGCTCGGCAACACGGAAGATGTGTCTGGCCGCTGCTTCGTTTGCTTGAGGGTCTTCGGCGCCGTCTGCGTATTTTTCTAAACGATTCAGGGCGTTAAGTATGTCCGATCGGCTATCGAGCAGGTTGTGGTTGCCTCGGTTTTTTCCTCGGACGGTTTTCGGAGGCCCACTGCCGCGGCGAAACGGATCGCGTTCACTCAGCATGGCTGCGGTGACTGCGATACGTTTTGGGATCCCAAATTCTTCGCCTGCTATCAGTAGGCGTGCTAGTCGGGGATGAACCGGCAAACGCAACATTCGTCGCCCGGTCGGAGTGATCCCAGCGTCGTCGATGGCACCCAGGCTTTTCAGCAGGGATTCGGCCGTCGCGACCGCTTCGGGGAATGGAGCATCCAGCCAAGGGAAATCGGCCACACTCCGTTCACCCCAGCCGGCCAGTTGCAGCACCGCTCCGGCTAAATCGGTGCGAAGGATTTCTGGAGTATCAAATTCGGGGCGGCTGCGATGAGTCGCTTGCGTCCACAATCGCTGAGCCATTCCCGCTTCGGTTCGTCCTGCACGTCCGGCGCGTTGATCGGCCGCCGCCATGGAAATAGGTTCGATCTGCAATCGGGGAAAACCGACATCGGGGTCGTAACGCATGACCCTCGCGGCCCCGCTATCGATGACGGCGGTGATCCCGGGGATCGTGACCGATGTTTCCGCGACATTGGTTGAAAGTACGATTTTTCGTTGCCGACTTTCGCGGAGGACTCGGTCTTGTTTGTCGGGAGACAGGTCCCCATACAGGCGGAGGATTTCGGCGCCGCGTGTTTCTGGCAATTGCCGGATCAGAGTTTCGGTTTTCCGGATTTCCCCGACGCCGGGAAGGAACACCAGCAGATGTCCCGGCGTTGCTCGGAGCACGCTTGGTAACGCCGCGGCAACTTGTTCCTCGATGGTGCTGCGGTCCCACTTTTTGGCATAGCGGATTTCGACGGGGTAGCTTCTTCCTTCACTCTCCACCACATCGACTGCGGCGCCGTCCTGGCTGAGGAAATCGGCGATCGGCTGCGGGGCCATCGTGGCACTCATCACGATCAGTTTCAGGTCGGGCCGGACCGTCTGCTTTAATCGCAACAGCATGCCAAGGGAAAGGTCCGATTCCAGACCTCGCTCGTGGAATTCGTCTAGCAGGACCGCATCGATGCCTTCCAGATACGGATCGGCCTGAAGCTGGCGCAACAGGATGCCGTAGGTGACTGCAACCATTTTTGTGTCGCTTCGCCAACGCCGGTCGAAACGTACTTGGTATCCAACGTCATGTCCGATTTGGCTACCCATCAGGTCGGCCAGTCTTGCCGCGGCGGAGCGAGCGGCCAGACGCCGCGGTTGGGCGATCAGGATTCGGCTGGTGATCAAACCGGCCTCTTCCATCGCGATCGGAACGCCCGTTGTCTTGCCGGCACCCGGAGGCGCTTTGATGACGACGGTTCCGCTGGTTTTTAACGCCGCAACGATGTCCGAGAGGACTTCGTTAATGGGAAGACTGCTGGGGATGCGGGTCATGTTGCCTGCAGTTGTTTTTGAATCTCGGCAACCAGGGCGTCATTCATGTCGGGACCAATGGTGTGCGGTCCAGCAAAAGACATGAAGCGAACGTCTAGTTCGGCATTCTTGAGCAGCTGGTAGAGTGCTTCGGCGCTGCTGTAGGGAAGGATGGGGTCACTGGTTCCATGGCTTTGCAGCACTTTGGTATTCGCTAGTCTTGTCGACAGCAACGGTTCCCAGATCGGTTGGCAGATCAACGTGCCGGACATCTGCATCAAAACCGCTGGCGGTTTGTCGATTCCGCGAAGAGCGGTATCCATCGCCAGCATCGCACCCTGCGAAAAACCACCCAGGATCAGCGACGGGTTGGGGCCGTCTAAGGTTTTTACAAGAGCCTCGATCGTTTCGGATAGTGCCTTGCGGGCGACATCTAAACCGGCCGGTTCGTGTTGATGAAGTTCATCAAATTGTTCGGCGTCCATGGCGTCCATCAACCGTTGCATATTCAACGGCCACCAGGCGCGAGCCATCGGCATGCCCAGGTCGGCAAGGTCAAATGGGGCTGCAGGAAAAACAAAGCGGCAACGTTCTGCATCTTCCCCTAACAGATCGACCCATTGGGCTCCGAGGGGAACCAGGTCTTCGCCAGGTGCACCGTAGCCATGGCAAACCACGACCCCAACCGAAGCGGGCTGCTCTCCATCGATAACAATACAGTTCAGAGGGCCCAGTTTCGTTTCGTATGCCTGCATCATTCTTTTTCGGGGTCGAGGTAGAAAGAAGGTTAAGGGAGCGGAAAGCGAAAGCTCAGCTCGCATCGCAGCTCGCTCGCCTATTGTGCGGCGGCTTGCTGTTGCTGCCAGAGCCGTTCCCACTTGTCTGCCATTTCCGAGACGCGCTGCGGGTCTTGTTTGGCTAGGTCATTCGTTTCGGCACGGTCTTTTGCCAAATCGTACAGTTCCCAAGCTTCGCCGGAGGAAGCGACCAATTTCCAGTCCCCGATCCGAATCGCTCGGTTGCCTTCGTGTAACCACCAACGCGTCAGGGAAGGGTTTTGGTCGGCCGAAAAGCTAGCCTGTAAACTTCGTCCCGGCAATGGCATTGGAATCTCGCTAGGCAGGGGAACTCCGGCGACGTCTAAGATGGTTGGAGAAATGTCGACCACATGCGCGACATCATGGCGGAGAGGATCGTCCGCTTTGATTCTTGCCGGCCAATGAACGATCAAGGGCGTCGAAATGCCACCTTCATGAACCAACGTTTTGTGGCGGCGGAATGGGGTGTTCGAAACGGTCGACCAGCCGGGGCCAAGGCATAGGTACGAAGCGGCCGACCCGGGGGCGGCTTGAGGGTCATGCCCATCATTGCGGACCATGATTTCGGCGCTCGCTCCGTTATCCGAGAGAAACAAGATCAACGTGTTTTCCCAGGCATTCATTTCGCGCAGTTGAGCGAAGATGCGGCCAAGTTCTTGGTCGACACGATCGATCATCGCTGCATGCAACGTCATCTTGGTGGCCTGGAATTGTTTCTGTTCGGCTGTTAGGTCGTCCCAGGGAACCGGCCGGTTGATTTCGCCGGGGCCAAGTTGTTCGATTGCGTCGGGGAAAGGGTAGGGGGGCCCCAACTGACGCTCGACGTCTGAGATCGGAGCGTTTACCAAACCAAGTGCTTGGATCCGTTTCCAGCGTTCAGCACGAACCACTTCCCAGCCTTCGTCATACCTGCCTTCGTATTTAGCGATGTCTTCCGGGAGGGCGTGCAGCGGAAAGTGTGGAGCCGTGAAGGCGACGTAGTGGAAGAATGGAGCGTCGACATGCTCTTCTGCATGTTCCTGTAGGCACTCGATGGCATGGTCCGCGATCGCGGTCGTTCCGTAGAAACCTGAATCCCGCGGTATCGCGGGCAGTTTGACGTCATCTTTAAAGTGAGTTTGAGGGCTAAAGAATCGGCCCTGGTCTTGGAGATAGTACGACCGGTCGAAACCCGTTTGAAGCGGTTTGCCATCCAGGTGCCACTTTCCGCTGTGGTAGGAACGGTAGCCCGCTTGAGAGAGATAACTGGGGAGCAGCTTGCCCCATTCCGGACGCTGCCCGCGACCGCCACTTTTAATTCCCGGAACTTGATCTCTGCGGACGGCATGTGGATAAAAACCGGTCAGCAGGGATGCTCTTGTCGGCCAGCAACGGCCCGTATTGTAGAACTGGGTGTAGCGGATGCCGGCGTTT comes from the Roseimaritima multifibrata genome and includes:
- a CDS encoding alpha/beta hydrolase; the protein is MMQAYETKLGPLNCIVIDGEQPASVGVVVCHGYGAPGEDLVPLGAQWVDLLGEDAERCRFVFPAAPFDLADLGMPMARAWWPLNMQRLMDAMDAEQFDELHQHEPAGLDVARKALSETIEALVKTLDGPNPSLILGGFSQGAMLAMDTALRGIDKPPAVLMQMSGTLICQPIWEPLLSTRLANTKVLQSHGTSDPILPYSSAEALYQLLKNAELDVRFMSFAGPHTIGPDMNDALVAEIQKQLQAT
- a CDS encoding arylsulfatase; protein product: MLPFAISLPRRLLTLGLLALTVSSSFADDRTPPNVLLVMVDDLGFSDLGCYGSEIETPHLDRLANAGIRYTQFYNTGRCWPTRASLLTGFYPHAVRRDQVPGIKSGGRGQRPEWGKLLPSYLSQAGYRSYHSGKWHLDGKPLQTGFDRSYYLQDQGRFFSPQTHFKDDVKLPAIPRDSGFYGTTAIADHAIECLQEHAEEHVDAPFFHYVAFTAPHFPLHALPEDIAKYEGRYDEGWEVVRAERWKRIQALGLVNAPISDVERQLGPPYPFPDAIEQLGPGEINRPVPWDDLTAEQKQFQATKMTLHAAMIDRVDQELGRIFAQLREMNAWENTLILFLSDNGASAEIMVRNDGHDPQAAPGSAASYLCLGPGWSTVSNTPFRRHKTLVHEGGISTPLIVHWPARIKADDPLRHDVAHVVDISPTILDVAGVPLPSEIPMPLPGRSLQASFSADQNPSLTRWWLHEGNRAIRIGDWKLVASSGEAWELYDLAKDRAETNDLAKQDPQRVSEMADKWERLWQQQQAAAQ
- the hrpB gene encoding ATP-dependent helicase HrpB, with amino-acid sequence MTRIPSSLPINEVLSDIVAALKTSGTVVIKAPPGAGKTTGVPIAMEEAGLITSRILIAQPRRLAARSAAARLADLMGSQIGHDVGYQVRFDRRWRSDTKMVAVTYGILLRQLQADPYLEGIDAVLLDEFHERGLESDLSLGMLLRLKQTVRPDLKLIVMSATMAPQPIADFLSQDGAAVDVVESEGRSYPVEIRYAKKWDRSTIEEQVAAALPSVLRATPGHLLVFLPGVGEIRKTETLIRQLPETRGAEILRLYGDLSPDKQDRVLRESRQRKIVLSTNVAETSVTIPGITAVIDSGAARVMRYDPDVGFPRLQIEPISMAAADQRAGRAGRTEAGMAQRLWTQATHRSRPEFDTPEILRTDLAGAVLQLAGWGERSVADFPWLDAPFPEAVATAESLLKSLGAIDDAGITPTGRRMLRLPVHPRLARLLIAGEEFGIPKRIAVTAAMLSERDPFRRGSGPPKTVRGKNRGNHNLLDSRSDILNALNRLEKYADGAEDPQANEAAARHIFRVAEQLAGMLEGGKGKQESNAEDSDIAIMRALLAAYPDRLAKRRSRGSDRAIIGNGQGVKLSGESKVQEGDLFLVIDVQQATGDAKVRQASMVEHEWLDPAGFSERDEAFFHPSLRQIAARRRLYWNDLLLKETPIESADDDQSQALLHEHAIRNWDRIFPQEDTGLQRLLARIRFLQKWNPELELPALDTESLHAVCFQLCRGRKSFLDLAKAPWRDFILGKLSYQQQQALQTHAPERIKVPSGNEVAIEYQEDKPPILAVRLQELFGWDKTPCVANGRVPLLLHLLGPNRQPQQITEDLASFWEHTYPQVRKDLRRRYSKHHWPEDPTQALASRSGLKRDSQ